From the genome of Salvelinus fontinalis isolate EN_2023a chromosome 20, ASM2944872v1, whole genome shotgun sequence, one region includes:
- the lratd1 gene encoding protein LRATD1, giving the protein MGNHLDRITHLSYSELPTGDPSGLEKEELRVGVAYFFSDEEEEVDDAGGGGGGHTKDSSQEVSELEYSAFCSQECIFSKLRENQDLSVYSAKTLLSMCKPGDLVELVSTSQAPHWAVYELNDQVIHLHEGEIRKDSLTEIGRGRHGRIVNSRYRFRPLPSDLVLQNAAGHLGLNSGDICWTSSENFAAWCRFGKREFKAGGEAHSAEQRYFLKVHLGAGTRSGHAHTLVFRSLEDMIRERRRVDASGILKELSLGVNGGKE; this is encoded by the exons ATGGGAAACCACCTGGACCGGATAACCCACCTCAGCTACAGCGAGCTGCCCACCGGAGATCCGTCCGGACTGGAGAAAGAGGAGCTTAGGGTTGGCGTGGCATACTTCttctcagacgaagaggaggag GTGGATGATGCAGGAGGTGGCGGAGGAGGTCACACCAAGGACTCCAGCCAGGAGGTCAGCGAGCTGGAGTACTCCGCCTTCTGCTCCCAGGAATGCATCTTCTCCAAGCTCCGCGAAAACCAGGACTTGAGCGTTTACTCTGCCAAAACGTTGCTCTCCATGTGCAAGCCAGGGGACCTTGTGGAGCTAGTATCCACGTCACAGGCACCTCACTGGGCCGTGTACGAGCTCAACGACCAGGTGATACACCTGCATGAGGGGGAGATACGGAAGGACAGCCTGACTGAGATAGGACGGGGCCGGCATGGACGGATAGTGAACAGCCGTTACCGGTTCCGACCACTGCCCTCCGACCTGGTGCTGCAGAATGCCGCCGGCCACCTGGGCCTAAACAGCGGGGACATCTGCTGGACCAGCTCTGAGAACTTCGCTGCCTGGTGCCGTTTCGGGAAGCGGGAGTTCAAGGCGGGAGGCGAGGCACACTCGGCAGAGCAGCGGTACTTTCTCAAAGTGCACCTCGGCGCCGGGACTCGGAGTGGACACGCGCACACGCTGGTGTTCCGTAGCCTCGAGGATATGAtccgggagaggaggagggttgacGCCAGTGGGATTCTGAAGGAGCTCTCTTTAGGGGTCAACGGCGGGAAGGAGTGA